The Solidesulfovibrio fructosivorans JJ] DNA segment GGCGCTCGGCAGGTAGCGGTCGTTTATGGGGTCCCAGACGGTGTAATCCGCGCCGTTCAAAATGCCGCGCAGGTTCGAGGAGCGGCTGGACAGGATGCCTTCCAGGCCGCAGCCGAACTGGGGATAGAGGATTTCCAGGGCATAGGTGGGGCTGACCGTGGTCACGATGTCGGAATAGGCGATGCCGGCCTTGAGCAGGTTGAAATCGCCCCAGAATTCCGCGCCGTCCATGTTCCAGGCCTCGCGCGGCAGGCCCGAATCCCAGAAAAGCCGCGAGGCGAACCGGCCCTGGAAGGCCAGGTTGTGGATGGTCATGACGGTTTTGGTGTTGCGCCAAAACGGCGCTTCCGGCCGCAGGAAACGCAGATAGGCCGGGACCAGGGCGGCCTGCCAGTCGTGGGCGTGGACGATGGCCGGCGCGCCGTCGAGGCGGCTGGCCCAGGCCATGGTGGCCCGGCAGAAAAATATGAAGCGCTCGCAGTTGTCGAAATAGTCGCCGTCGTGGGTATTGTAGTAGAACCGGCGGTCGAAGTACTCGCCCCGCGAGACGAAATAAACCGGCACGTCGTCGCAGGTGGCGGTGTAGATGTCGGCGGTGATGGGCGCCCAGGGATAGCCGACGCGGCATTGGGAATAGATCAGCCGCAACTGGTGGTCGGCGGTGTTGAGCCGGCCGTAGTACGGCGTAATCAGGGCGACGTTGACCCCCTGGCGCTTGAGTTCCTTGGGCAGCGCGCCCATGACGTCCCCAAGCCCACCGGTTTTGGAAAAGGGGTACATCTCCGAAGCGACAAAGAGGACCTTGTGATGAAACTTCATCGCACTCCTCGGCCTGGCCGGTTGCGTTCATGGGCGTGTGCCGACGCGTCTGCCGCGCCTGGATCGCGCCCCTCCAGCCGCCGTTATTCGGCTTGGCGGCTGTCAAAACGTGGCTGCCCCGGCGGGAGTTGCTCCAAAAGGGTTCGCCCCCGCCGAAAATCCCCTAGATTGTACCAGCCTAACGCGGATTGACCTTTTTGAACAGCGCGACGTAATCACTTAGAATCCGCGCGTGATCGAAGCATAGGGGGCTTGGCCACTGGCCGACGGGAAACACCCCGACCTCCTTGGCGTCGTCGCCGGCGGCCAGTTCGTCCGGATCGAGGGCCTGGGCGGTGTAAACGACGCTCATAGTATGTTGCCTGGGGTCCCGGGACGGATCGGAGTAGACGCCGAGCAACCCGGTCAGCTCGACGGTGAGCCCGGTTTCCTCCTTGGCCTCGCGCACGCAGGCGATTTCCGCCGGCTCGCCATAATCGATAAATCCGCCGGGCAGGGCCCAGCCGAACGGTTCGTTCAAGCGTTTGACGAGCACGATTCCGCGTCCGGGAAGATGAATGAGGGCGTCCACGGTGGGGACGGGGTTGCGGTAATGCACCACGGGCTGACCGCAATGGGGGCAAGGCTTGGTAAGGGCCATGAGGCAGCGGCTCCTGAAGGGGCCTGGGACGCTTTTTCCCGCCTTTAAACGAAATATCGCGCAACCGGAAAAAACGGTCTCAAGCGTTTATAAAAATACGTTTTTCCAACATGTCCAAAGTACGCGAAATGCACTTCCCTGACAAGGTCGTTCTGGAACATGCCGGAGCTTTGGGAGATTTCCTTCTGGCCTGGCCCGCTTTCCTGTCCCTGGCCCGGCACTTCGCCGACCGCCCCATCCATTATGCCGTGCCTTCCGCCCACGCGCCCTGGCTGGCCCCGTTCGCCACGCCCTGCCCGCCCGCCTTGCGCCGGGGGCTCGACGCCCGGTTCGAGGGAAAGGCCTGGCCCATGGCGCTTGCGGGAACGCTGGTCGTGCGCCCTGGCCTGGGCAGGCGTCCGGAGCTCCCGGACTGGGAGGAATTCCTCTTTCTGCACGGCATGGCCGCCGACCGGGACGCCCCCCCGACGATGCTCTACCGCGAGGCCCTCACAAAGCGCGGCATCACCTTTGCCGCGAACTGGGCCGAAACCTTTCAGGCCCATTTCGGCCGCCATGCCCCGGCCGGGGACACGGCGCTCCTTTTTGCCGGAGCCGGCAGCCAGGACAAGGCCTGGCCGCTGCCCCGCCTTAAGTATCTGGCGGAAATGTTACGGGACCATGGCATGCGGCCGGTCTTTGTCCTTGGCCCGGTGGAGCGCGAACGCGGCATTGTCCCGGCCGGGGGCGAGATTGTCACGCCGGACACCATGGCCGAACTTTCCCGGGCGCTTTGCGCGGCCCGGTGCGTGGTCGGGCCGGACTGCGGCCCCATGCATCTGGCCGGGATGCACGGGGTGCCAGGAGTGGCGCTTTTCGGCCCGACGTCGCCGGCCCAGTGGGGGCCATTGGGCATGGAAATCGTCACGGCGGGGCTGCCCTGCGCGCCCTGCGCGGCCATGACGTCCGGGAATTTCGCGCCGCAGTGCCCCCGGCCGCTGCCGTGTCTGGCCGGCATTGCGGTGGAAACCGTCTGGAACGCGCTGCGGCGTCGCCTGGCCCTCGCGAGTTGACAAGGCACAACGCTTCACACAGTATGCAAGGAAGCGGACAGTATGCAACGAAAGGGCCGTCTTTATACGCCCTCTGTACCGCGAATCCAAAACGTCCAATTTATAAAAAAGCCTATGAAACAGGCCAAGATCGTCGTTGCGGCCATACTGGCCTGGATGGTGCCGGCACTGTGTCTGGCGACGGATTTCAGCGCGATTTTCAAAAAAAACACGGACTCCGTCGTCACCATAAAATCCGGGAACAATATCGGAACCGGTTTTTATATCACGCCCAATCTCATCGTCACCAACCTGCACGTCATACGTAACGCCCCGGACATCAGCTTCGCCACATCGTACAAGGATGGATTCGCCAAGGTCGATGCCGTCGCCGCCGTGGACAAAGCCCACGACCTGGCCCTCCTCTACGCGAAAAACCCGGGCAAACCCGTCACCCTGGCCCGGTCCGCCGACCTCGTTCCCGGCATGGAGCTTGTCTCCATCGGTTCGCCCCAAGGGTTCGAAAAGACGTTTGCCGGCGGCAATTTCAGCCAGATGCGGCAAAACGGCCTGATGCAGATTTCCATTCCCGTGTCCCCGGGCTCGAGCGGGTCGCCGGTGTTTGACGCCAAGGGGCAGGTGGTAGGCGTGGTCGTTGCGCAGCGAAAAGGAGCCCAAAACCTCAATTTCGCCATACCGTCCGAATTCGTGCTCGCCCTCATGCAAAAGGCGGAAGGGATTCCCGAGCAGGAATACATGAGCACGGGCGCGTTCCATCAGGCGAACAAAGACGATCGCCAGATCGAAGGGGCCGGGGCCGTCCTGAAAGATTACAGCAATATCGATACGGGCCGCGACGGGTGCAGAAATTTCAGCTCGACGTTTTTCGAATCGCCGGGCGCCGGCCCGATCAAGAAATGCGTCTGCAACGACGCCGTCATCTACACGAACATCATCTGCCAGTGTCCGGCATGTAGAAAATAAGGCCCGCGTGCGTCATTCCCGCACGAGGGTAAAACCCGCCGCCCGAAGCGCGCCAAGCGGCGTCGCGCCTTCCCGGAAAATGCGCAGCCGGCGGCCGCCCAAAAGTCCGGCCACGGTCGAGGCCACCCCGCCCCCGGGAGCCGGTCCCTCGGTCACGACGCCGTCAGCAGCCGCCACCACCGCCGGATCAAGAGCCTCGGGAGAAGCCGCCGGCGGGTTGCCGCTCACATTGGCGCTGGTGGCGACCACCGCCCCGCCGGCCAGACGGCACAGCGCCGCCGCCGTGGGATGCGGGGTGAACCGCACCGACACCCGGCCCGAAGCGTCCTTGACCAGCCCGGGCAACGCGTCGCGGCACGGCACCACGAGCGACAACGGCCCCGGCCAGAACCGGCGGGCTAGATCGTCGAAATCCGCGGCCAGGAGACCGGCTGCGAATCCCTCCGGCAATATGGCCGCAAACTGGCCCACCCCCCCCACGAGAAGCGGCAAGGGCTTGGTCGCCGGCCGGGCCTTTATGGACACAATGCGCGCCAGGGCCGCCGCTTCGGTGGCCAGCGCGCCAAGCGCGAAAAACGTCTCGGTCGGATAGACCAGACAGCCCCCGGCCATAAGCCCGCGCGCCGCCGCCGCGATATCCAGGCGGGCCATGCCGCCCCCCCTCTCCGTCGTTTGATCCGATGCTGGAATGGACATTTATCCCCCGGTTCCGTACTTCCCGAAAAGAGCTAGCACCATTGCCGACAGGGGAAAAGAACCGTCATGCCGACCAATCGCCAGGGCTGGGACCTGCCGCCCATGCCCGTCCCAAGCCCGGAATTTCCGGCCGCCATCCGCCAGGCCATGCCCATCTGGGCGCTCACCTCGCAACAACCGGAACTGCGCCTGTCGCTGTGCCGCATCCTGGCCGGCCAGTCGTCCTCCGATTGCCTGGCCGCCGCCCAGGGCATGCTCGCCTGGGCCTTTCAGGAAAACCCCTTCGACGCCGCGACCGCCGCCTTGCTGGAATCGCTCCAGGACGCGCACCCCTTTTTGCCGCCAAGGACAGCCGCCCTGCTGCGCCTGACGCGCGCAGCCACGGCCTCGCCCCCGGACGATATCCGCTTCGACGAACTGCGCGCCGGCGGCGACACGGCGCTTATCGTCCGCTACCTGGAACTGGCGGCCAAGGACAAGGCAAGCGCGCTTTCCCGCCTGGCCCCGGCATTCGCCACCCTTTGCCGCCTGCCCGACGCCGACGCGGCCGCGTCCCTGCTCGCCGCCTTCGCCCCGAACCTGCCGCCCGCGCTTTTCGCCCGGCTCGCCGCCGAACTGGCCTGCCTGCGCCGGCCGCCCGAAGACGCCCTGCCGCTCCTTTTGACACTCGACCGCGAGGCCTGGGGCCTCTACGCCGCGGTTGCCGCCTCCCACTGTCTTTCGCGCCTGGGCGAACGCGACAAGGCGCGTGACGCCTGTCTGGCCGCGCGAAGCCTCCTGCCCCAGCACGTCAACCTGACGCTGCGGGCCTACGAACTCAGCCTTCCCCGCGCCACGCCGCCTACCCCGGAACCGAACGAAGCAGCCGTGTGCCTCTACTCCATGAACAAGGCGGAACTCTTCCGCGACTGCCTGGCCCATCTGGCCACGACCGACCTCGGCGGCAGCCTCGTGGCCGTGCTGGACAACGGATCGAACGACCAGACCCCCGAGGTTCTGGCCGCCGTGGCCCCCCTTTTCCCCGAAGGGCGCTTCGTCTCCGTGCGCCTGCCCGTCAATATCGGCGCGCCCGGAGCCCGCAACTGGCTGCTCGCCCTGCCCGAAGTCGCCGCCTGCCGCAACGTGGCCTTCCTCGACGACGACGCCTTCCCCGAAGTCGACTGGCTGTCCCGGCTCCTGGAAAAAGCCCGCGAAGTCCCCGACGCCGGGGCCATCGGCTGCGCCATCGTGGATACGGACGCGCCAAACGACCACCAGTCCGCCGACTTCAATCTCTTTCCCCCGGAGATGGGCGCGCAAAGCCTGCCCGAGACCAACGAACGCCTGTTCGTGTGCGAGCCCTGCCGGGGCGCGCCGGACATAAGCCTTTTCGCCTACACCCGGCCCTGCCTGTCCGTCTCCGGCTGCTGCCACCTGCTCCCCCGCCGCGCCCTCGACGCCGTGGGCGGCTTCGACATCCGCTACAACCCCACCCAGTTCGACGACCTCGACCGCGATATCCGCTGCTTTCTGGCCAACCACCCCGCTCTCTACGCCGGGACCGTCCGCGTCGGCCACAAACAAGGCTCCAGCCTCGCCCTGGCCAAGACGCAGGCCCAGGTCGCCCATATCGTCGGCAACAAGATCAAACTCGAATACACCGTGTCCGACCCCGACGCCGACCGCCTGTGGCGGGAGAATTTGCAGGAGTTGCTACGGGATCTGGCCGAGAAGGACGCGGCCCTGGCATCAGGCTAGGCGAGGCGAGGCTTGAGAGACAGGGGCTCCGCCCCTGGACCCCGCCGGGGGACTTGATGTCCCCCGGACCCCCTTTTACCGGGTTGGGTTGGTGGGGTGTGGGAGAGGCTGGTGGGTTGATGTCTTTGGGCGATGAGACGCCGTATGTTAGTTGCCGCAATCGGCCCGGCGGCACGAGGCGCTTCGCGCCTCGACGCCGGACACGATTGCGGCAACAACCGCGCCAGCGGCGAAGCGCCGCATTTTAAAACAAGCAGTTTCTCTGAATGTCGCCCCCTTGGGGCGACGGCGTGGTGGAAGCGGAATTTGCTTGGGACGAGCTTGTCGCGAAGCGACATGCACCGTCCCGACAAATTCCGCCTCCATCTTCACCCAACCGCTTCCCCGCCAGCCAGCCCCTCCCCCGCCCAGCCAAAGCACACCAAACGGGGGGTCCGGGGGCCCGTGGCCTCCCGGCGGGTCCGGGCAGCGCCCGGCGGGGCCTGGGGCGGAGCCCCAGATACTCCGGTCGCCTTACTTCTGCTCCCAGGCGGCGGCGAGACGGTCGAATTCCTCGGGCGGCAGACAGGGCGCGTCATAGCAGCCGGCGGCGAGGCGCTGGCGGAAGCCTTCGTAGAGGATGACGGCGGCGGCCACGGACACATTGAGGCTTTGCACCATGCCCTGCATCGGGATATAAAGCGCTCCGTCCACGTAGGGGGCGAGTTCTTCGTCGACACCCCGGTGTTCGTTGCCGAGGATGATGGCGACCTTGCCCGTCAGGTCCCATTCCTGAAGCGGCCTGGCCGTTTCGGAGAAGCTGGTGGCCACGAGGGCGAATCCTTGGCCTTTTAGGGAGGAGGCCAGGGAGGCGGCGTCGGGGTGGCGCGTGGTTTCCACCCATTTCTTGGCTGATCCGGACGATTTTTTCCCCAGAGCCGGAAAGGCCGTATCGGTATAGAGCAGATGCACGCGATGGATGCCGAAGGCGTCGCAGCTTCTTAATATGGCCGACACGTTGTGCGGATCGTGGATGTTGTTTATGACCAGGGTCAGATCGGTCTGCCTTTTGGCCAGCACATCCCTGATGCGGCCGGCCCGGCGTTCGGTGATGCAGGTTCGCATGGCCGTGGCACATAGGCCAAAGATCGTGTCGGCGCAAGAACGGAGGTTTTTGCGGATATGACCAGGATGACTGCTCCGGCGGTTGTCGCCGCCAAGGGCGTGCGCAAACTGCCGATGCTGACCGCGTACGATTATGCCGCCGCCAGGCTGGCCGAGGCCGCCGGGATCGACCTTCTTTTGGTGGGCGATTCGCTGGCCATGGTGGTGCTCGGCCATGAGGACACCTTGTCCGTGACAATGGAGGAGATGCTCCACCATGTCCGGGCGGTGTCTCGCGGCGCGCAGAAGGCGCTGGTCATCGCCGACATGCCGTTCATGTCGTACCAGGCTTCGGTGGCCGAGGCCGTGACCAATGCCGGGCGTTTCCTCAAGGAGGGGCGAGCCGGGGCGGTCAAGCTCGAGGGCGGGCGCGAGGTGGCGCCGCAGGTGCGGGCCATGGTGGCCGCCGGCATTCCGGTGCTCGGGCATGTGGGGCTGACGCCGCAGCATGTGGCGGCGCTTGGCGGCTTCAAGGTGCAGTCGAAGACAGCGAAAGACGCCGCCGAACTGTTTGCCGACGCCATGGCCCTGGCCGAAGCCGGCTGTTTCGGGGTGGTGCTGGAGTGCATTCCCGCGCCGGTGGCCGCCGCCGTGACCAAGGCCCTGCCCGTGCCGACCATCGGCATCGGGGCCGGGCCGGACTGTGACGGACAGGTGCTGGTCTTCCACGACGTCCTGGGGCTCTACGATCGAATTCATCCAAAATTCGTCAAGCAATACGCAGAGTTGGGAAAGTCCGCAGTGGAAGCGTTGACGCAGTACGCCCAAGCGGTTACCAAGGGGACCTTTCCGGGACCGGAGCATGTTTTTTCCATGGCTCCGGAGGCGCATGACACTTTCCTTTCCATGATTGCCGCCGCCACGTCCGCGAAACCCACGGACCCGAACGATCCAAGCAACCCGTAAGCAGCCCGTGATCGCTCCGCGCGGCATTCTCCGATGAGCAGTACATGAAAAACAAGCAGTTCGACGACGACGTCAGGGAATTCGTCCTTTTGTTCAATGGCGTCTTTCTTGTCGTCAGCAACGATGCGCTCTTCAATAAAAACCTTCTG contains these protein-coding regions:
- a CDS encoding L-threonylcarbamoyladenylate synthase, with translation MARLDIAAAARGLMAGGCLVYPTETFFALGALATEAAALARIVSIKARPATKPLPLLVGGVGQFAAILPEGFAAGLLAADFDDLARRFWPGPLSLVVPCRDALPGLVKDASGRVSVRFTPHPTAAALCRLAGGAVVATSANVSGNPPAASPEALDPAVVAAADGVVTEGPAPGGGVASTVAGLLGGRRLRIFREGATPLGALRAAGFTLVRE
- a CDS encoding glycosyltransferase family 2 protein; this encodes MPTNRQGWDLPPMPVPSPEFPAAIRQAMPIWALTSQQPELRLSLCRILAGQSSSDCLAAAQGMLAWAFQENPFDAATAALLESLQDAHPFLPPRTAALLRLTRAATASPPDDIRFDELRAGGDTALIVRYLELAAKDKASALSRLAPAFATLCRLPDADAAASLLAAFAPNLPPALFARLAAELACLRRPPEDALPLLLTLDREAWGLYAAVAASHCLSRLGERDKARDACLAARSLLPQHVNLTLRAYELSLPRATPPTPEPNEAAVCLYSMNKAELFRDCLAHLATTDLGGSLVAVLDNGSNDQTPEVLAAVAPLFPEGRFVSVRLPVNIGAPGARNWLLALPEVAACRNVAFLDDDAFPEVDWLSRLLEKAREVPDAGAIGCAIVDTDAPNDHQSADFNLFPPEMGAQSLPETNERLFVCEPCRGAPDISLFAYTRPCLSVSGCCHLLPRRALDAVGGFDIRYNPTQFDDLDRDIRCFLANHPALYAGTVRVGHKQGSSLALAKTQAQVAHIVGNKIKLEYTVSDPDADRLWRENLQELLRDLAEKDAALASG
- a CDS encoding NUDIX domain-containing protein yields the protein MALTKPCPHCGQPVVHYRNPVPTVDALIHLPGRGIVLVKRLNEPFGWALPGGFIDYGEPAEIACVREAKEETGLTVELTGLLGVYSDPSRDPRQHTMSVVYTAQALDPDELAAGDDAKEVGVFPVGQWPSPLCFDHARILSDYVALFKKVNPR
- a CDS encoding glycosyltransferase family 9 protein, which gives rise to MSKVREMHFPDKVVLEHAGALGDFLLAWPAFLSLARHFADRPIHYAVPSAHAPWLAPFATPCPPALRRGLDARFEGKAWPMALAGTLVVRPGLGRRPELPDWEEFLFLHGMAADRDAPPTMLYREALTKRGITFAANWAETFQAHFGRHAPAGDTALLFAGAGSQDKAWPLPRLKYLAEMLRDHGMRPVFVLGPVERERGIVPAGGEIVTPDTMAELSRALCAARCVVGPDCGPMHLAGMHGVPGVALFGPTSPAQWGPLGMEIVTAGLPCAPCAAMTSGNFAPQCPRPLPCLAGIAVETVWNALRRRLALAS
- the glgA gene encoding glycogen synthase GlgA, translating into MKFHHKVLFVASEMYPFSKTGGLGDVMGALPKELKRQGVNVALITPYYGRLNTADHQLRLIYSQCRVGYPWAPITADIYTATCDDVPVYFVSRGEYFDRRFYYNTHDGDYFDNCERFIFFCRATMAWASRLDGAPAIVHAHDWQAALVPAYLRFLRPEAPFWRNTKTVMTIHNLAFQGRFASRLFWDSGLPREAWNMDGAEFWGDFNLLKAGIAYSDIVTTVSPTYALEILYPQFGCGLEGILSSRSSNLRGILNGADYTVWDPINDRYLPSAYNPDDLAGKKTCKRNLVAELGIDRRFLKRPILGFIGRIRDQKGVDLLIDIMARLMEQDVAVVVLGEGSLDYEAVLLDMMESYPGKLVVRIGYTEDLAHRIQAGSDIFLMPSRYEPCGLTQMYALRFGTPPVATAVGGLRDTIVPWPDPEATGFTFREPDPELFFQAVRDALELWDQPEAWRGMVVRAMRSDYSWEKAAKNYISLYRELGADI
- a CDS encoding TrmH family RNA methyltransferase, translating into MRTCITERRAGRIRDVLAKRQTDLTLVINNIHDPHNVSAILRSCDAFGIHRVHLLYTDTAFPALGKKSSGSAKKWVETTRHPDAASLASSLKGQGFALVATSFSETARPLQEWDLTGKVAIILGNEHRGVDEELAPYVDGALYIPMQGMVQSLNVSVAAAVILYEGFRQRLAAGCYDAPCLPPEEFDRLAAAWEQK
- the panB gene encoding 3-methyl-2-oxobutanoate hydroxymethyltransferase, with amino-acid sequence MTRMTAPAVVAAKGVRKLPMLTAYDYAAARLAEAAGIDLLLVGDSLAMVVLGHEDTLSVTMEEMLHHVRAVSRGAQKALVIADMPFMSYQASVAEAVTNAGRFLKEGRAGAVKLEGGREVAPQVRAMVAAGIPVLGHVGLTPQHVAALGGFKVQSKTAKDAAELFADAMALAEAGCFGVVLECIPAPVAAAVTKALPVPTIGIGAGPDCDGQVLVFHDVLGLYDRIHPKFVKQYAELGKSAVEALTQYAQAVTKGTFPGPEHVFSMAPEAHDTFLSMIAAATSAKPTDPNDPSNP
- a CDS encoding S1 family peptidase, which encodes MKQAKIVVAAILAWMVPALCLATDFSAIFKKNTDSVVTIKSGNNIGTGFYITPNLIVTNLHVIRNAPDISFATSYKDGFAKVDAVAAVDKAHDLALLYAKNPGKPVTLARSADLVPGMELVSIGSPQGFEKTFAGGNFSQMRQNGLMQISIPVSPGSSGSPVFDAKGQVVGVVVAQRKGAQNLNFAIPSEFVLALMQKAEGIPEQEYMSTGAFHQANKDDRQIEGAGAVLKDYSNIDTGRDGCRNFSSTFFESPGAGPIKKCVCNDAVIYTNIICQCPACRK